In a single window of the Etheostoma spectabile isolate EspeVRDwgs_2016 chromosome 3, UIUC_Espe_1.0, whole genome shotgun sequence genome:
- the LOC116686960 gene encoding extracellular calcium-sensing receptor-like, whose translation MLGGIFSFHSSWINRQDTYRQKPLPLDCTSLTFRGFQFAQAMLFAIEEINNSTDLLPGISLGYKIYDSCASIARSVKVALALANGNEILSALSDAPCTRTAQLQAILGETSSSPCMAIATVIGPFHITMISHFATCACLSDKTKYPSFLRTIPSDYYQSRALAQLVKHFGWTWVGAIRTNDDYGNNGMAIFTETAQHLGICLEYSVAFFRTDPPDKIQKIIDIIKASTSKVIVAFLSHKDMDVLIYYLSDHNLTGYQWVGSESWIFDSQIAAMDRHHILDGAIGLSIPKAHVSGMREFMLDVKPLNSSSNEMFPEFWETLFNCKFKQSKSSAENQRECTGHEDLTGVQNSFTDMSLMPIFYNVYKGVXXXXVAHALHNILSCNKTCNNKGQLDPFMILQNVKNIKFKTKEGDDVYFNENGDPAAKYEIINWQPTEHGIVDFVTIGLHDASLPADKQLNLENKSLIWANNSQQVPLSVCSEKCPPGTRKVLQKGKPVCCYDCLRCAEGEMSNMTDSITCVRCHPEFWSNERRDACVKKEAEFLSYEEIMGVLLTAASLFGTCITAVVAFIFFRYRKTPIVRANNSELSFLLLFSLTLCFLCSLTFIGRPSEWSCKLRHTAFGITFVLCISCVLGKTIVVLMAFRATLPGSNVMKWFGPAQQRLTVVGFTLIQVIICILWLTIFPPFPFKNLDESKDKIILECALGSAVGFWAVLGYIGLLAMLCFIFAFLARKLPDNFNEAKFITFSMLIFCAVWITFIPAYVSSPGKFSVAVEIFAILASSFGLLICIFIPKCYIILLKPEKNTKKNIMGKRVPKSF comes from the exons ATGTTGGGGGGAATCTTCTCTTTCCACAGCAGCTGGATAAATAGACAGGACACCTACAGGCAAAAACCCTTGCCACTGGATTGCACCAG TTTGACTTTCAGAGGTTTCCAGTTTGCCCAGGCTATGCTCTTTGCCATAGAGGAGATTAATAACAGCACAGACCTACTTCCTGGTATCTCTCTGGGCTATAAGATCTATGATTCCTGTGCCTCCATTGCCAGAAGTGTGAAGGTTGCACTGGCCTTGGCTAATGGTAATGAGATATTATCTGCACTCTCCGATGCACCATGTACAAGAACTGCCCAATTGCAGGCCATTTTGGGAGAAACATCTTCTTCTCCTTGCATGGCTATAGCTACTGTCATCGGACCCTTTCATATCACAATG atcagCCACTTTGCTACTTGTGCTTGTCTCAGTGATAAAACTAAGTACCCATCCTTCCTCAGGACAATACCCAGTGACTATTATCAAAGTAGAGCCCTGGCTCAGTTGGTCAAGCACTTTGGTTGGACTTGGGTTGGAGCTATTAGAACAAATGATGATTATGGCAACAACGGCATGGCCATATTCACAGAAACTGCCCAGCATCTGGGCATCTGTCTAGAGTACTCTGTAGCTTTCTTTAGAACAGATCCACCAGataaaattcaaaagattattGACATTATCAAGGCTTCCACTTCCAAGGTGATTGTTGCTTTCCTCTCCCATAAGGATATGGATGTGCTAATATATTACTTGTCCGACCATAACCTGACTGGGTACCAGTGGGTAGGCAGTGAGAGCTGGATCTTTGATTCCCAAATTGCAGCCATGGATAGGCATCACATTCTGGATGGTGCCATAGGCCTGTCCATCCCCAAAGCACATGTCAGTGGAATGAGAGAGTTCATGTTGGATGTGAAGCCGCTCAATTCATCTAGTAATGAAATGTTTCCAGAGTTTTGGGAAACATTATTTAACTGTAAGTTCAAACAGTCCAAATCTTCAGCAGAGAATCAGAGAGAATGTACTGGCCATGAAGATCTGACTGGAGTTCAAAACAGCTTCACTGATATGTCGCTCATGCCTATCTTTTACAATGTCTATAAAGGAGTGTNNNNNNNNNNTGTGGCCCATGCACTTCATAATATTCTCAGCTGTAACAAAACCTGTAACAACAAGGGGCAGCTAGATCCATTTATG ATTTTACAGAACGTAAAAAATATTAAGTTCAAAACTAAGGAAGGAGATGATGTTTACTTTAATGAGAATGGAGACCCAGCAGCAAAGTATGAAATTATAAACTGGCAGCCAACAGAACATGGCATTGTGGACTTTGTCACaattggtcttcatgatgcatCTTTACCTGCAGATAAACAGCTGAATCTGGAAAATAAGTCTTTAATTTGGGCAAATAACTCACAACAG GTGCCTTTGTCAGTTTGCAGTGAGAAATGTCCTCCAGGAACTCGCAAGGTTCTCCAGAAAGGAAAGCCTGTCTGCTGCTATGACTGTTTAAGATGTGCAGAGGGAGAAATGAGCAACATGACAG ATTCCATCACCTGTGTACGATGCCACCCTGAGTTCTGGTCAAATGAGAGAAGAGATGCTTGTGTGAAGAAGGAGGCAGAGTTTCTATCATATGAAGAGATTATGGGAGTGCTGCTCACTGCAGCATCCTTATTTGGAACATGCATCACTGCTGTTGTGGCATTCATTTTCTTCAGATACAGGAAAACTCCTATTGTCAGGGCCAACAACTCTGAGCTGAGCTTCCTGCTGCTCTTCTCCTTGactctgtgtttcctgtgttctCTGACCTTCATAGGCCGGCCCTCTGAGTGGTCCTGCAAGCTGCGACACACAGCATTTGGCATCACCTTTGTTCTCTGTATCTCTTGTGTTCTGGGGAAAACTATAGTGGTGTTAATGGCCTTCAGGGCCACACTTCCAGGCAGTAATGTTATGAAATGGTTTGGGCCCGCACAGCAGAGACTCACTGTTGTGGGTTTCACTCTAATACAAGTTATCATATGTATCCTCTGGTTAACAatttttcctccttttccatttaaaaatttGGATGAATCTAAGGACAAAATCATCTTAGAGTGTGCTCTGGGCTCAGCTGTAGGTTTTTGGGCTGTACTTGGGTACATAGGACTTCTGGCCATGTTATGtttcatttttgcttttctgGCCCGGAAACTGCCTGATAATTTTAATGAAGCCAAATTTATCACCTTCAGCATGCTGATATTCTGCGCTGTATGGATCACTTTTATCCCAGCGTATGTCAGCTCTCCTGGGAAGTTCAGCGTTGCTGTGGAGATATTTGCTATTCTGGCCTCCAGTTTTGGACTGCTCATTTGTATTTTCATTCCAAAATGTTATATTATCTTACTGAAACcagagaaaaatacaaaaaagaatatAATGGGGAAACGGGTACCAAAATCATTCTGA